One Halolamina litorea genomic window carries:
- a CDS encoding VOC family protein: MNPSHLDHVNLRIPTEGVDDAVAFYRDTLGFELEDLDAYRAGERPIFSIRLSETSLIHVSPSEEFDPPGERNFDHVAIVVDDPIDAIERDLREAGVEIEREARDLKGATGTAPAVYARDPFGYRVEIKTSH, encoded by the coding sequence GTGAACCCCAGCCACCTCGATCACGTCAACCTCCGCATCCCCACCGAGGGCGTCGACGACGCCGTCGCGTTCTACCGGGACACGCTCGGCTTCGAGTTGGAGGACCTCGACGCCTACCGCGCGGGCGAGCGTCCGATCTTCTCGATCCGGCTCTCGGAGACCAGCCTGATCCACGTCAGCCCGAGCGAGGAGTTCGACCCGCCCGGAGAGCGGAACTTCGACCACGTCGCCATCGTCGTCGACGACCCCATCGACGCCATCGAGCGCGACCTCCGCGAGGCCGGCGTCGAAATCGAGCGTGAGGCTCGCGACCTGAAGGGGGCCACCGGTACGGCGCCCGCGGTGTACGCCCGCGACCCGTTCGGCTACCGCGTCGAGATCAAGACCAGCCACTGA
- a CDS encoding RNA methyltransferase has protein sequence MTDGTTLVVPSSLVREAEDKREATRKLGYVARAAAIYRVERILVFPDREAEGRWGGEFVRTVLAYAATPPYLRQAVWDQRDELRYAGVLPPMRVSPRTGSQGETWESREGIVTEVGPDDRVRVNCGLQHPISLLVPPSMAVEEGERVTVRVSSREPVRARLVDEDPPGFRVEACGDIQEALARENAGVRIGTSRHGEELTRTRLSEIAPRYRDGATVVFGSPGRGLPEIMGVSPDDLPVEPDSPGFDLWLNTVPNQGSEVVRTEEAVFATLAPLALRD, from the coding sequence ATGACGGACGGCACAACACTGGTCGTCCCGTCGTCGCTCGTCCGGGAGGCCGAAGACAAACGCGAGGCGACCCGAAAGCTCGGGTACGTGGCTCGCGCGGCCGCGATCTACCGGGTCGAGCGAATCCTCGTTTTCCCCGACAGGGAAGCCGAGGGCCGCTGGGGTGGGGAGTTCGTTCGCACGGTGTTGGCCTACGCGGCTACACCGCCGTACCTCAGACAGGCGGTCTGGGACCAACGCGACGAACTGCGCTATGCAGGCGTCCTCCCCCCCATGCGTGTGTCGCCACGGACCGGCTCCCAGGGTGAAACCTGGGAGTCGAGAGAAGGAATCGTGACCGAGGTCGGACCTGACGACCGCGTCCGGGTCAATTGCGGACTGCAACACCCGATCTCCCTGCTCGTGCCGCCGTCGATGGCGGTCGAGGAGGGGGAGCGCGTCACAGTCAGGGTCTCTTCGAGAGAACCCGTCCGCGCTCGCCTCGTCGACGAGGACCCTCCGGGGTTCCGCGTCGAGGCCTGCGGGGACATCCAGGAAGCCCTCGCCCGCGAGAACGCGGGCGTTCGGATCGGCACGTCGCGCCACGGTGAGGAGCTCACCCGAACGCGGCTGTCCGAGATCGCCCCGCGCTACCGAGACGGCGCCACCGTTGTCTTCGGTTCGCCGGGTCGCGGGCTTCCGGAGATCATGGGGGTATCCCCGGATGATCTCCCCGTCGAACCCGACTCTCCCGGGTTCGACCTCTGGCTGAATACGGTTCCGAATCAGGGCAGCGAGGTGGTGCGCACCGAAGAAGCGGTGTTCGCCACACTCGCCCCGCTCGCGCTCAGGGACTGA
- a CDS encoding 50S ribosomal protein L3 — MPQPSRPRKGSLGFGPRTRAASEVPRIRSWPDDEGSPALQGFAGYKAGMTHVVMVNDEEDSPRNGMEESVPVTVVETPPMHAVAVRAYEDTAYGAKPATEVWASEFHDELDRALDLPAENDFEGDADELRTLVEDGAIDDLRVITHTTPASLQNVPKKEPDVMETRVGGGSLQERVDFALDLVEDGGEHEFADVFRAGEYLDASGITKGKGTQGPVKRWGVQKRKGKHARQGWRRRIGNLGPWNPSRVRSTVPQQGQTGYHQRTELNKRLIDFGEGDDASVDGGFVNYGEVDGHYALVKGSLPGPDQRLIRFRPSIRPNDQPRLDPEVRYVSTASNQG; from the coding sequence ATGCCACAACCAAGCAGACCACGAAAAGGCTCGCTGGGCTTCGGCCCGCGAACGCGTGCGGCGTCGGAAGTGCCGCGTATCCGCTCGTGGCCGGACGACGAGGGGTCCCCTGCACTGCAGGGCTTCGCTGGCTACAAGGCCGGCATGACCCACGTCGTGATGGTCAACGACGAGGAGGACTCGCCGCGGAACGGGATGGAAGAGTCCGTCCCGGTCACCGTCGTCGAGACCCCCCCGATGCACGCTGTCGCAGTGCGAGCCTACGAGGACACGGCGTACGGAGCGAAGCCGGCAACCGAGGTTTGGGCGTCCGAGTTCCACGACGAACTCGACCGCGCGCTCGACCTGCCGGCGGAGAACGATTTCGAGGGCGACGCTGACGAACTGCGCACGCTCGTCGAGGACGGTGCGATCGACGACCTCCGGGTCATCACGCACACGACCCCGGCGTCGCTGCAGAACGTCCCCAAGAAGGAACCGGACGTGATGGAGACCCGAGTCGGCGGTGGCTCGCTCCAGGAGCGCGTCGACTTCGCGCTCGACCTGGTCGAGGACGGCGGCGAACACGAGTTCGCCGACGTCTTCCGAGCGGGCGAGTACCTCGACGCCTCGGGCATCACCAAGGGGAAGGGGACGCAGGGTCCCGTCAAGCGGTGGGGCGTCCAGAAGCGGAAGGGCAAGCACGCCCGCCAGGGATGGCGGCGCCGCATCGGTAACCTCGGCCCGTGGAACCCGAGCCGCGTTCGCTCGACGGTTCCCCAGCAGGGCCAGACCGGCTACCACCAGCGGACGGAACTCAACAAGCGCCTGATCGACTTCGGCGAGGGCGACGACGCCTCCGTCGACGGCGGCTTCGTCAACTACGGCGAGGTCGACGGGCACTACGCGCTCGTCAAGGGCTCGCTCCCGGGTCCCGACCAGCGCCTCATCCGGTTCCGCCCCTCGATCCGGCCGAACGACCAGCCGCGCCTCGACCCCGAGGTGCGCTACGTCTCGACGGCCTCCAACCAAGGGTAA